In a single window of the Candidatus Methylomirabilota bacterium genome:
- a CDS encoding MlrC C-terminal domain-containing protein — protein sequence VRVTGVVRTLSDGRFVHKGPMARGLPGRLGTTAVLDVNDVKVILISYRWQTLDPEMIRFVGIDPLEHKVLVIKSTIHYRAAFEPMAREIVEVDAPGLSSSNLARFDFKRIRRPIFPLDPDTTYP from the coding sequence GTCCGGGTCACAGGGGTGGTGCGCACGCTCTCCGACGGGCGATTCGTCCACAAGGGGCCGATGGCGCGCGGTCTGCCGGGCCGTCTGGGCACCACGGCCGTCCTCGACGTCAACGACGTGAAGGTCATCCTCATCTCGTATCGCTGGCAGACGCTCGACCCTGAGATGATCCGGTTCGTGGGCATCGACCCCCTCGAGCACAAGGTGCTGGTGATCAAGTCCACCATTCACTACCGTGCCGCCTTCGAGCCCATGGCCCGAGAGATCGTGGAGGTCGACGCCCCGGGGCTGTCCTCGTCCAATCTCGCGCGCTTCGATTTCAAGCGGATCCGCCGGCCGATCTTCCCTCTCGAT